One genomic window of Phycisphaerales bacterium includes the following:
- the folP gene encoding dihydropteroate synthase has translation MNATPDSFYDGGELASVEAAVERARRAVRKGAAMLDVGGESTRPGAPRVAADEQVARVVPIIEAIRACEDRATADVPISVDTTRSDVARAAIDAGADAVNDVSGGTEDPKLLEIVAHTGAGLVLMHRGAPPPQDRYADEYADEPDFAGGVVATVQATLAAHAQRALDAGVAPERIVIDPGLGFGKSVEQNVQLLRRIGDLASLGYPVYVGASRKRFVGRISIGPESEPADRLAGSLACTLLAAQGGALLHRVHDPTEHVRALSVLSAWNAGRENGV, from the coding sequence CTGAACGCCACGCCCGACAGCTTCTATGACGGCGGCGAGCTTGCAAGCGTGGAGGCCGCCGTCGAGCGTGCACGGCGGGCGGTGCGCAAAGGCGCGGCGATGCTCGACGTCGGTGGCGAGAGCACGCGGCCGGGCGCACCGCGCGTCGCGGCAGACGAGCAGGTCGCGCGGGTCGTGCCCATCATCGAGGCGATTCGGGCGTGTGAAGATCGAGCGACGGCGGACGTACCCATCAGCGTCGATACGACGCGAAGCGATGTCGCGCGTGCCGCGATCGACGCGGGCGCCGACGCCGTCAACGACGTCTCGGGCGGCACGGAGGATCCGAAGCTGCTGGAGATCGTCGCGCACACCGGAGCGGGGCTGGTGCTCATGCACCGCGGCGCACCGCCGCCCCAGGACAGGTACGCCGACGAGTACGCGGACGAGCCCGACTTCGCCGGTGGCGTGGTGGCGACGGTGCAAGCGACGCTGGCGGCACACGCACAACGCGCGCTGGATGCCGGCGTTGCGCCCGAGCGGATCGTCATCGATCCGGGTCTCGGCTTCGGCAAGAGCGTCGAGCAGAACGTCCAGTTGCTCCGCCGCATCGGGGACCTTGCGTCGCTGGGTTACCCGGTGTACGTCGGGGCAAGCCGCAAGCGGTTCGTGGGGCGCATCTCGATCGGGCCCGAGAGCGAGCCGGCGGATCGGCTGGCGGGCTCGCTGGCATGCACGCTCCTGGCCGCCCAGGGCGGAGCCCTGCTCCACCGCGTGCACGACCCCACCGAGCACGTCCGGGCCTTATCGGTATTGAGCGCCTGGAATGCCGGGCGCGAGAATGGGGTTTGA
- the trxA gene encoding thioredoxin, giving the protein MANEHVQEFTDANFEADVLKSDQPVLVDFWAEWCMPCRMLAPIVDQLAEDFAGKVKVGKLDTDANRDVAVKYGIHAIPTIILFKDGEPVEKFIGLKNREELAAAMEGAVSAA; this is encoded by the coding sequence ATGGCCAACGAGCACGTACAAGAGTTTACCGACGCTAACTTCGAGGCCGACGTGCTCAAGAGCGACCAGCCCGTGCTGGTCGACTTCTGGGCCGAATGGTGCATGCCGTGCCGGATGCTCGCGCCGATCGTGGACCAGCTCGCCGAGGACTTTGCGGGCAAGGTCAAGGTCGGCAAGCTCGACACGGACGCGAACCGCGACGTCGCGGTGAAGTACGGCATCCACGCGATCCCGACCATCATCCTCTTCAAGGACGGCGAGCCGGTGGAGAAGTTCATCGGCCTCAAGAACCGCGAGGAACTCGCCGCCGCGATGGAAGGCGCCGTCAGCGCGGCCTGA
- a CDS encoding Gfo/Idh/MocA family oxidoreductase, which yields MSSTNPQSGQTNGARLRCGAVGVGRMGRHHARVYGQLPDTELVGVVDADVERAADMAEQFGGKAFSDLDDLLAEGVDAVSIAAPTTAHRDLAERCINAGVHCLIEKPLAGTSKDAEAIRDLAEQRGVVLMVGHIERFNPIMRAMQRATAEDDSITPRFIEVHRVSPMTFRSVDIGVVMDMMIHDLDVVLMLMGGQEPDEIQAAGVAVVTEHEDICNARLTWRKPGGACVANITASRLALKTERVTRITGEKAYIKLDYGAKTGVIIRRTANELQMQEIQAQLRSGVDLTDLKWDELVNVEQLEIDDGEPIVMEIRAFLDAIHTGSPPPIDARAGFANVRTAQRIVEAIRATMGDNLAASNPNIEGVTGPGQEAPVGRPSGR from the coding sequence GTGAGCAGCACGAACCCACAGTCCGGCCAGACCAACGGCGCCCGCCTTCGCTGCGGTGCGGTTGGTGTTGGGCGCATGGGCCGCCACCACGCACGCGTGTACGGCCAGCTCCCCGACACCGAGCTGGTGGGCGTCGTCGACGCGGACGTCGAGCGCGCGGCCGACATGGCCGAGCAGTTCGGCGGCAAGGCGTTCAGCGATCTTGACGACCTGCTGGCCGAGGGCGTCGACGCGGTCTCGATCGCCGCGCCGACGACGGCGCACCGCGACCTGGCCGAGCGCTGCATCAACGCCGGCGTGCACTGCCTCATCGAGAAGCCGCTGGCCGGCACGTCGAAGGACGCCGAGGCCATCCGCGACCTGGCCGAGCAGCGCGGCGTGGTACTGATGGTCGGGCACATCGAGCGGTTCAACCCGATCATGCGGGCGATGCAGCGTGCGACGGCCGAGGATGACTCGATCACGCCTCGCTTCATCGAGGTGCATCGCGTCAGCCCGATGACCTTCCGCAGCGTCGACATCGGCGTGGTTATGGACATGATGATCCACGACCTCGATGTCGTGCTCATGCTCATGGGCGGGCAGGAGCCCGACGAGATCCAGGCCGCGGGCGTCGCGGTGGTGACCGAGCACGAGGACATCTGCAACGCGCGGCTGACCTGGCGCAAGCCCGGCGGCGCCTGCGTTGCAAACATCACGGCCAGCCGGCTGGCGCTCAAGACCGAGCGCGTGACCCGCATCACGGGCGAGAAGGCGTACATCAAGCTCGACTACGGGGCCAAGACGGGCGTCATCATCCGTCGCACCGCGAACGAGCTGCAGATGCAGGAGATCCAAGCCCAGCTCCGCAGCGGCGTCGACCTGACGGACCTCAAGTGGGACGAACTGGTCAACGTCGAGCAGCTCGAGATCGACGACGGCGAGCCCATCGTGATGGAGATCCGCGCGTTCCTCGACGCGATCCATACCGGCAGCCCGCCGCCGATCGACGCCCGGGCCGGGTTCGCCAACGTGCGGACGGCCCAGCGCATCGTCGAAGCCATCCGTGCAACCATGGGCGACAACCTCGCCGCGTCGAATCCAAACATCGAGGGCGTGACCGGCCCCGGGCAGGAAGCCCCCGTCGGCCGTCCCTCCGGTCGCTGA
- a CDS encoding S1 RNA-binding domain-containing protein produces MADQQPSTPASPSPTPPADPAPQPEPTAQVSETMPTTEALSDELSKQIDAAMEASTPPAAGSQGGGAGKQPGQSGIRGPRVVGGQGRPNLREGKVVNVTENDIFLEFGPKELGIVSRGQWREGENLPEAGQDLEVIVERFDKAESIYVCARPGAIRKAIWDTLQSGQVVEATCVGTNKGGLEMELAGGHRAFLPASQVAIERVNDLDKFVGQKLECEVQRVERRGQGNVVLSRRSILEKERAKEAEKLKDTLAVGQIVEGTVQRIAPFGAFVDIGGIDGLVHVSDLSHDRIGQGENAVRKVVKEGQQVRVEILKIDWENQRIGLGMKQLQADPFTEKVGEIEEGAEVSGRVTKIMDFGAFVEVAPGVEGLVHISELDHKRVKAVGDAVKPDEVVNVKVLSIEPGKRRISLSIKALKPAPAGAKGKGERGPSADEILKETPQLRRLREKFGNSGFKGGLG; encoded by the coding sequence ATGGCCGACCAGCAGCCCAGTACGCCCGCGAGCCCTTCGCCGACGCCGCCCGCCGACCCGGCGCCCCAGCCAGAACCGACGGCGCAGGTATCCGAGACCATGCCCACCACCGAGGCGCTCAGCGACGAGCTTTCGAAGCAGATCGATGCGGCCATGGAGGCGTCGACCCCGCCGGCGGCCGGTTCGCAGGGCGGCGGCGCAGGCAAGCAGCCCGGACAGAGCGGCATCCGCGGCCCGCGCGTGGTCGGCGGCCAGGGCCGGCCCAACCTCCGCGAGGGCAAGGTCGTCAACGTCACCGAGAACGACATCTTCCTCGAATTTGGGCCCAAGGAGCTGGGCATCGTCTCGCGCGGCCAGTGGCGTGAGGGCGAGAACCTGCCCGAGGCCGGCCAGGACCTCGAAGTCATCGTCGAACGGTTCGACAAGGCCGAGTCGATCTACGTCTGCGCCCGCCCGGGCGCGATCCGCAAGGCCATCTGGGACACGCTGCAAAGCGGCCAGGTTGTCGAGGCGACGTGCGTCGGCACCAACAAGGGCGGGCTCGAGATGGAACTCGCCGGCGGGCACCGCGCGTTCCTGCCGGCCAGCCAGGTCGCCATCGAGCGCGTGAACGACCTCGACAAGTTCGTGGGCCAGAAGCTCGAGTGCGAGGTGCAGCGCGTCGAGCGACGCGGCCAGGGCAACGTCGTGCTCAGCCGGCGGTCGATCCTCGAGAAGGAACGCGCCAAGGAAGCCGAGAAGCTCAAGGACACGCTTGCGGTCGGCCAGATCGTCGAGGGCACGGTGCAGCGCATCGCGCCGTTCGGCGCGTTCGTCGACATCGGCGGCATCGACGGGCTCGTGCACGTCTCGGACCTCTCGCACGATCGCATCGGCCAGGGCGAGAACGCCGTGCGCAAGGTCGTGAAGGAAGGCCAGCAGGTCCGCGTCGAGATCCTGAAGATCGACTGGGAGAACCAGCGCATCGGCCTGGGCATGAAGCAGCTCCAGGCCGACCCATTCACCGAGAAGGTGGGCGAGATCGAGGAGGGCGCCGAGGTCTCGGGCCGCGTCACGAAGATCATGGACTTCGGCGCGTTCGTCGAGGTCGCCCCGGGCGTCGAGGGCCTCGTGCACATCTCCGAGCTCGACCACAAGCGCGTCAAGGCCGTCGGCGACGCGGTGAAGCCCGACGAGGTCGTGAACGTGAAGGTCCTGAGCATCGAGCCGGGCAAGCGTCGCATCAGCCTGAGCATCAAGGCCCTCAAGCCGGCCCCCGCCGGCGCCAAGGGCAAGGGCGAGCGTGGGCCGAGCGCCGACGAGATCCTGAAGGAGACGCCCCAGCTCCGCCGCCTGCGCGAGAAGTTTGGCAACAGCGGCTTCAAGGGCGGGCTGGGCTGA
- the dut gene encoding dUTP diphosphatase, which translates to MTLPPVRFRVLDERATIPRRQSAHAAGLDVAACLPEATPTMTLAPGEIAVVPTGLAIAIPGGFEGQVRPRSGLATKRGITVPNAPGTIDADYRGELRIALINLLKDRQTIEHGDRIAQLVIAPVAMCDVVVVDDLDETARGTQGFGSTGVSASA; encoded by the coding sequence ATGACGCTACCGCCCGTGCGCTTCCGCGTGCTCGACGAGCGCGCGACGATTCCGCGCCGCCAGAGTGCGCACGCCGCCGGCCTCGACGTCGCCGCGTGCCTGCCCGAGGCAACGCCCACCATGACGCTCGCGCCCGGCGAGATCGCCGTCGTGCCCACGGGGCTCGCGATCGCCATCCCGGGCGGCTTCGAGGGCCAGGTGCGTCCGCGCTCCGGCCTGGCCACCAAGCGCGGCATCACGGTGCCCAACGCACCCGGCACGATCGACGCCGACTACCGCGGCGAGCTGCGCATCGCGCTGATCAACCTCTTGAAGGACCGCCAGACCATCGAGCACGGCGACCGCATCGCCCAGCTCGTCATCGCCCCGGTCGCCATGTGCGACGTCGTCGTCGTCGACGACCTCGACGAGACCGCCCGCGGTACACAAGGCTTCGGCTCCACGGGCGTCTCGGCCAGCGCATGA
- a CDS encoding polysaccharide biosynthesis protein, with amino-acid sequence MSQLAQSTTTGATTGATTGPAPKATTRARPRGLLPLAGVPSVIVGDATTAALAARSIPEGGPMIVGLVLTGIGEKGHTGLIGVPTLGSLEALENARENMGVRVAIVSLPLDDHAGIARVRQAIQEAGLEERFLPPVVDLLKRQPPVLVGLGGPPDSKAGATMSTAPVIDLQALIGRPMRETDEAPLRELIHGKRVLVTGAGGSIGSELARLCARFSPASMILMERAENALFEIDRRLAWAHPDVARRALLHDVADRAGTRRLLNQERPQIVFHTAAHKHVPLMEDHPAQAIANNAMGTAALVDAAIEAGAHRVVLVSTDKAVAPRSVMGATKRLAEAYGIAADARARAEGRPTRVSIVRFGNVLGSAASVLRIWSAQVAEGQPITITDRRMTRFFMTIGEAALLVAHAGALEPEEGSADGCGVYVLDMGEPVEIATLAERFARAHGLEPAWNEVAAGPGQHPNRQTIVETGIRPGEKLHEVLVHAAEELVETACPGVLRLRDAGEGSGWPDGFEALQALRAMPDPTNRDAVLAELRRWIPSLGGNAGNH; translated from the coding sequence ATGAGCCAGCTTGCCCAGAGTACCACGACCGGGGCCACGACCGGGGCCACGACCGGGCCCGCGCCGAAGGCCACGACCAGAGCAAGACCCCGGGGCCTGCTGCCCCTGGCCGGCGTGCCCAGCGTCATCGTCGGCGACGCAACCACCGCCGCCCTGGCCGCCCGGTCCATCCCCGAGGGCGGGCCCATGATCGTCGGCCTCGTGCTCACCGGCATCGGCGAGAAGGGGCACACCGGGCTCATCGGCGTGCCGACGCTCGGTTCGCTCGAGGCCCTCGAGAACGCCCGCGAGAACATGGGCGTGCGCGTCGCGATCGTGAGCCTGCCGCTGGACGACCACGCCGGCATCGCGCGGGTGCGCCAGGCGATCCAGGAGGCCGGGCTCGAGGAGCGCTTCCTGCCGCCGGTGGTTGATCTCTTGAAGCGGCAGCCGCCGGTGCTCGTCGGGCTCGGCGGGCCGCCGGACTCCAAGGCCGGCGCGACCATGAGCACGGCCCCGGTCATCGACCTGCAGGCCCTCATCGGCCGGCCCATGCGCGAGACCGACGAGGCGCCGCTGCGCGAGCTCATCCACGGCAAGCGCGTGCTCGTCACCGGCGCGGGCGGGTCGATCGGCAGCGAGCTGGCCCGCCTGTGCGCCCGCTTCTCGCCGGCGAGCATGATCCTGATGGAGCGCGCCGAGAACGCGCTGTTCGAGATCGATCGGCGTTTGGCGTGGGCCCACCCCGACGTCGCCCGCCGCGCATTACTCCATGACGTCGCCGACCGCGCCGGCACGCGGCGCCTGCTGAACCAGGAGCGCCCGCAGATCGTCTTCCACACCGCGGCGCACAAGCACGTGCCGCTGATGGAAGACCACCCGGCCCAGGCCATCGCCAACAACGCGATGGGCACGGCGGCGCTGGTCGACGCGGCCATCGAGGCCGGCGCGCACCGCGTCGTGCTGGTCTCGACCGACAAGGCCGTCGCGCCGCGCTCGGTCATGGGCGCGACCAAGAGGCTGGCCGAGGCCTACGGCATCGCCGCCGATGCGCGGGCCAGGGCGGAGGGGAGGCCGACGCGGGTCTCGATCGTGCGCTTTGGCAACGTGCTCGGCTCGGCCGCCAGCGTGCTGCGCATCTGGAGCGCCCAGGTCGCCGAGGGCCAGCCCATCACGATCACTGACCGCCGCATGACAAGGTTTTTCATGACCATCGGCGAGGCGGCGCTGCTCGTTGCCCACGCCGGTGCGCTCGAGCCCGAAGAAGGATCAGCGGATGGCTGCGGCGTCTACGTGCTCGACATGGGCGAGCCCGTCGAGATCGCGACGCTGGCCGAACGCTTCGCCCGCGCCCACGGCCTCGAGCCCGCCTGGAACGAGGTGGCGGCCGGCCCGGGCCAGCATCCCAACCGCCAGACCATCGTCGAGACGGGCATCCGCCCGGGCGAGAAGCTGCACGAGGTGCTCGTCCACGCCGCCGAGGAGCTGGTCGAGACCGCCTGCCCCGGCGTGCTGCGGCTGCGAGATGCCGGCGAGGGTTCCGGTTGGCCCGACGGCTTCGAGGCCCTGCAAGCGCTGCGGGCCATGCCCGACCCGACCAACCGCGACGCCGTGCTCGCCGAGCTGCGGCGATGGATCCCCAGCCTCGGAGGGAATGCGGGAAACCACTGA
- a CDS encoding GC-type dockerin domain-anchored protein, with protein sequence MIRPFIPALSIALTCSLAPAALGQCLEQRIENPRPIEGAEFGTGVWLEGDRLVVSGGGIHIYSRFEGEWQLQQTIDGSSGASSASGRVDFDGTRIVAGGNREAFVFVEEAGRFVVEQRIDQPHPDAYSFARSNAIEGDTLVLAELDGADLWVYQRDDDNWQQSQLIEYPSHLVEATSFPRYAYNLELRDGWLFVSASNADRLGVRRAGVVVAYRQQPDGTFADPQVIATPEPGHIEEINEPIMRNGVLAVTSRGIDATTADQIVAHTFRLEGGTWSYDQAVRGSGTNDRLYATIGLSSDASQMLVSDRDRGHVYAFERDASGLYHEVGRVGAESGLVFSYAGLASDGRTAYVGAPGQRIDGVPEVGAVAVIDVLCERCTADLTGDGRADTADVLVFLNLFELGDLAADFDGDGVLTPADLDAFQIALAAGCPPRPIGCQPRIVKTIDEFGPVGAVLLDGSFAYAHSTSMGFLVLDVRDPTAPVLLGGLPASDLAGRISRNGETAYFAGPDRELVVADVSDPTSPEVLGTFDAVEDLLHATASGDLVAMTRARADRGGAIVFDVSDPRSPVEVGEIRGNAFVARNDLFVAAAGQHLEVGSLAVYDAGLVRIAEAPVNGEGQSIALNTSGDVAFVHSLNFYGPPPVGGFITAFDVRDPTNPVEIGRIAGAGRFSLVERNGYLYAGDQGGIYVYEVRDPSAMRLVHFVPTAARGADLLDHYLWASNGVGGLSIVDIATCLPCRADLDGDGEATVYDVLAFLRLFDAGDPSADFNQDGRLSLVDLLGFQRAVGLGCE encoded by the coding sequence ATGATCCGCCCATTCATCCCCGCCCTCTCGATCGCCCTGACCTGCTCGCTGGCGCCGGCCGCCCTGGGCCAATGCCTGGAGCAACGCATCGAGAACCCGAGGCCAATAGAGGGGGCCGAGTTCGGCACCGGGGTCTGGCTGGAGGGCGACAGGCTGGTGGTGTCGGGCGGGGGGATCCACATCTACTCGCGATTCGAGGGCGAGTGGCAACTCCAGCAAACGATCGACGGCTCTTCGGGTGCGTCCTCGGCCAGCGGCCGGGTCGACTTCGATGGCACGAGGATCGTTGCCGGTGGCAATCGCGAGGCCTTTGTCTTCGTCGAGGAAGCCGGGCGGTTCGTCGTCGAGCAACGCATCGACCAGCCCCACCCCGACGCATACAGCTTCGCAAGATCGAACGCCATCGAGGGCGACACGCTCGTCCTCGCGGAGTTGGACGGTGCGGACCTGTGGGTGTACCAGCGTGACGACGACAACTGGCAACAGAGCCAGCTGATCGAGTATCCCAGCCATCTCGTTGAAGCCACTTCCTTTCCCAGGTATGCGTACAACCTTGAACTCCGAGATGGATGGCTGTTCGTGTCGGCCTCGAACGCCGATCGCTTGGGCGTGCGGCGTGCCGGTGTTGTTGTCGCGTACCGGCAGCAGCCCGATGGAACGTTTGCCGACCCGCAGGTGATCGCAACGCCCGAGCCCGGACACATCGAAGAAATCAACGAGCCGATCATGCGAAACGGTGTGCTGGCGGTGACTTCCCGAGGCATCGATGCTACGACCGCCGACCAGATCGTTGCCCACACCTTCCGGCTCGAAGGCGGAACCTGGTCCTACGACCAGGCCGTCCGCGGCTCGGGAACGAACGATCGCCTGTACGCCACCATCGGCCTGAGCTCCGACGCGAGCCAGATGCTGGTCTCCGATCGCGACCGAGGCCACGTGTACGCGTTCGAGCGAGACGCCTCGGGCCTGTACCACGAGGTGGGGCGCGTGGGCGCTGAGTCCGGGCTGGTGTTCTCGTACGCGGGCTTGGCCAGCGATGGTCGCACCGCCTACGTCGGCGCGCCCGGCCAGCGGATCGATGGCGTGCCCGAAGTCGGCGCCGTCGCCGTCATCGACGTCCTCTGCGAGCGGTGCACCGCCGACCTCACGGGCGACGGCCGGGCCGACACCGCCGACGTGCTCGTGTTCCTGAACCTCTTCGAGCTAGGCGACCTGGCCGCCGACTTCGACGGCGACGGCGTGCTCACGCCGGCGGACCTCGACGCCTTCCAGATCGCCCTGGCCGCCGGATGCCCGCCGCGGCCGATTGGCTGCCAGCCGCGCATCGTCAAGACGATCGACGAATTCGGACCGGTTGGCGCGGTCCTTCTCGATGGCAGCTTCGCCTACGCCCATAGCACCAGCATGGGCTTCCTCGTGCTGGACGTGCGCGACCCGACCGCGCCCGTCCTGCTGGGTGGGCTGCCGGCCTCGGATCTCGCCGGCAGGATTTCCAGGAACGGCGAGACCGCGTACTTCGCAGGCCCGGACCGCGAACTGGTCGTCGCCGACGTCTCGGATCCAACATCTCCGGAGGTGCTGGGCACCTTCGACGCGGTCGAAGACCTTTTGCACGCCACAGCTTCCGGCGACCTGGTGGCCATGACCAGAGCGCGTGCGGATCGTGGGGGTGCGATCGTGTTCGACGTTTCGGACCCCAGGTCGCCGGTCGAGGTTGGTGAGATCCGTGGCAACGCGTTCGTTGCTCGCAATGACCTCTTTGTGGCCGCCGCGGGCCAGCACCTGGAAGTCGGCTCGCTGGCGGTCTACGACGCCGGCCTTGTGCGTATAGCGGAAGCGCCCGTTAACGGCGAGGGCCAGTCCATTGCCCTGAACACCTCGGGCGATGTTGCCTTCGTACATTCGCTCAACTTCTACGGTCCGCCGCCGGTCGGCGGCTTCATCACCGCCTTCGACGTGCGAGACCCGACCAATCCGGTCGAGATTGGTCGCATCGCGGGTGCCGGCCGGTTCTCGCTGGTCGAGCGCAACGGCTATCTCTATGCGGGCGACCAGGGTGGCATCTACGTGTATGAGGTGCGCGACCCTTCGGCGATGCGGCTGGTGCACTTCGTGCCAACGGCCGCTCGCGGTGCCGACCTCCTCGACCACTACCTGTGGGCTTCCAACGGTGTCGGTGGCCTTTCGATCGTCGACATCGCCACCTGCCTCCCCTGCCGCGCCGACCTCGACGGCGACGGCGAGGCCACCGTCTATGACGTGCTGGCCTTCCTGCGGCTCTTCGACGCCGGCGATCCCTCGGCCGACTTCAACCAGGACGGCCGCCTCAGCCTCGTCGACCTGCTGGGCTTCCAGCGGGCGGTCGGGCTGGGCTGCGAGTAG